A genome region from Coprococcus phoceensis includes the following:
- a CDS encoding phosphoribosylaminoimidazolesuccinocarboxamide synthase, with amino-acid sequence MKKIYEGKTKDVFSLDNGNVLLKFKDDCTGKDGVFDPGENAVGLTIEGIGKANLETSVHYFELLKEAGIKTHYVSANVEEATMEVLPATVFGHGLEVICRLVATGSFIRRYGEYMEDGTVLDGGYVECTFKNDALGDPLVTSEGLAALGIMTPEMFESMKEQTLKITKIVADDLKSIGLDLWDIKFEFGYNNDEVILIDEIASGNMRVYKDGKIVEPVELTKLILNR; translated from the coding sequence ATGAAAAAGATTTATGAAGGAAAAACAAAAGACGTATTTAGCCTTGACAACGGAAATGTATTATTAAAATTTAAAGATGACTGTACTGGAAAAGACGGAGTATTTGATCCAGGCGAAAACGCTGTTGGTTTAACAATCGAAGGAATCGGAAAAGCAAACTTAGAGACTTCTGTTCATTATTTTGAATTATTAAAAGAAGCCGGAATCAAAACACACTATGTAAGTGCGAATGTAGAAGAAGCTACTATGGAAGTACTTCCAGCAACTGTATTCGGACACGGACTTGAAGTAATCTGCCGCCTTGTTGCAACAGGAAGCTTTATCCGCAGATACGGAGAGTACATGGAAGACGGAACTGTATTAGACGGTGGATATGTAGAATGTACTTTCAAAAATGACGCTCTTGGCGATCCACTTGTTACAAGTGAAGGTCTTGCAGCTCTGGGAATCATGACACCTGAGATGTTCGAAAGCATGAAAGAACAGACATTAAAGATCACAAAGATCGTTGCTGATGATTTAAAATCAATCGGTCTTGATTTATGGGATATCAAATTCGAATTTGGTTACAACAACGACGAAGTAATCTTAATTGATGAGATCGCTTCTGGTAACATGCGTGTATACAAAGACGGAAAAATTGTAGAGCCAGTTGAATTGACAAAATTAATTTTAAATAGATAA
- a CDS encoding MerR family transcriptional regulator: MKKYFKIGEIAKLYHIGTDSLRYYEKLGILTPKRSENDYRLYSLHDIWRLNVIRDLRNLDFSMEQIKDYLNNRSITSTESLFEQELSAIDNKLEELYALRENVQNRLQTLKDVRRHPLGIIEQTYHHTRHCHMIQSGYQTDEEMDVLIKQLLNKDEHNLYIIGNNRIGSLLALNDVRKQHFQDYQAVFIIDEHGNDTLPAGNYLSLCYQGSCNQNATYIPKMLDYASKNGLTPVDPVLEILWVDIHQSEDANEHIIELQIRCI, translated from the coding sequence ATGAAAAAATATTTTAAAATTGGGGAAATCGCAAAACTTTATCACATTGGAACAGATTCTTTGCGTTATTATGAAAAACTTGGGATTTTGACTCCCAAGCGCAGCGAAAATGACTACCGGCTATATAGCCTTCATGATATTTGGCGTCTGAATGTCATTCGTGACCTGCGAAATCTGGATTTTTCAATGGAACAGATTAAAGACTATCTGAATAACCGCAGCATCACCTCTACCGAATCTCTGTTTGAACAGGAATTGTCTGCAATTGATAACAAACTGGAAGAATTATATGCGCTGAGAGAAAATGTTCAAAATCGTCTTCAGACTTTAAAAGACGTCAGGCGCCATCCTCTTGGCATCATAGAGCAGACTTATCACCATACGAGACATTGCCATATGATACAGTCCGGTTACCAGACAGATGAGGAGATGGACGTTCTGATCAAGCAGCTGTTAAATAAAGATGAACACAATCTTTATATCATCGGAAATAATCGTATTGGCTCTCTTCTTGCTTTAAACGATGTGCGCAAACAACATTTTCAGGATTATCAGGCTGTATTTATCATTGATGAGCACGGAAACGACACACTTCCCGCCGGTAATTATCTTTCACTTTGCTATCAGGGAAGCTGCAACCAAAACGCCACATATATACCAAAAATGCTTGACTATGCATCCAAAAACGGATTGACACCTGTCGATCCTGTTCTTGAAATTCTTTGGGTTGACATCCATCAGTCAGAAGATGCAAATGAACATATCATAGAATTACAGATACGATGTATCTAA
- a CDS encoding YitT family protein: MKTIWERFTDGFTLKKITWIVLGAAICSFGIYNIHQQTGITEGGVLGMMLLINHWFGISPSVITPILDISCYLLAFKYLGGRFIKISIISTLSVSLFFEIWELFPPVIPDLTPYPLACALLGGIFVGIGVGLIVRQGGSSGGDDALALTISKVTRWRLSRSYLFTDFLVLGLSLSYIPFERIIFSVITVMVSSLLIDFVQNFNLDETSVPASE, translated from the coding sequence ATGAAAACGATTTGGGAACGGTTCACAGACGGATTTACTCTTAAAAAGATCACATGGATCGTACTTGGCGCTGCCATTTGTTCTTTTGGAATTTACAATATTCATCAACAGACAGGAATTACCGAAGGCGGCGTGCTTGGCATGATGCTGCTTATCAATCACTGGTTTGGCATCTCTCCTTCTGTTATCACTCCGATACTGGATATTTCCTGCTATCTGCTTGCCTTCAAATATTTGGGCGGTAGATTTATCAAGATTTCCATTATCTCTACGCTCAGCGTCTCTTTGTTTTTTGAAATTTGGGAATTATTCCCTCCGGTCATTCCGGATCTGACACCTTATCCACTTGCCTGCGCTTTGCTTGGAGGTATTTTTGTCGGAATCGGAGTTGGTCTGATCGTTCGGCAAGGCGGTTCAAGTGGTGGTGATGACGCGCTGGCACTCACAATTTCAAAAGTGACGCGTTGGCGCCTTTCCAGATCCTATCTGTTTACGGATTTTCTGGTACTTGGATTGTCTTTGTCTTACATTCCTTTTGAACGAATCATTTTTTCTGTAATAACTGTTATGGTATCGTCACTATTGATTGATTTTGTCCAAAATTTCAATTTAGACGAAACTTCTGTACCTGCCAGCGAATAA
- a CDS encoding alpha/beta hydrolase has protein sequence MFGEVIRLWENGEYSYPLACGFVPNLVSYIHEDEKIRPCMIIVPGGGYRFVSQREGEIVARTFYDKGYNTFVLTYTTDLTMTEPLKEQPMKDLARAIRKIRQGAERYQIDSEKVILCGFSAGGHLCASVCVHYEDIQDEHRVYKHFSCRPDAVILSYPVITSGVYAHRGSFEALYGKEPSEKEMEYMSLEKHVTEKMPPCFVWHTVDDQTVPVENSHLFARACKDQGVLYAFHIFSHGKHGLSLANEQWASRECGGAYTKEQMQLLVKSIENGTITLPKEAEEKVYEEVTKVRPKDEPNEEVSIWPELADRWVKAILVNVKRNVR, from the coding sequence ATGTTTGGAGAAGTGATCAGACTATGGGAAAACGGAGAATATTCGTATCCGCTTGCATGTGGATTTGTACCGAATCTGGTGAGTTATATTCATGAAGATGAAAAAATCAGACCTTGCATGATCATCGTTCCGGGCGGTGGGTATCGATTTGTCTCGCAGCGGGAAGGTGAGATTGTGGCAAGAACGTTTTATGATAAGGGATATAACACGTTTGTGCTGACGTATACGACTGATTTGACGATGACAGAACCGTTAAAGGAGCAGCCGATGAAAGATTTGGCGCGTGCCATCCGCAAGATCAGGCAGGGAGCGGAACGATATCAGATAGATTCGGAAAAAGTTATTTTGTGTGGATTTTCGGCAGGTGGTCATCTTTGCGCAAGCGTGTGTGTACACTATGAAGATATTCAGGATGAGCACAGAGTGTATAAACATTTCTCGTGCAGACCGGACGCGGTAATTTTATCCTATCCGGTTATTACTTCCGGAGTATATGCGCATAGAGGTTCGTTTGAAGCGTTATACGGAAAAGAGCCTTCTGAAAAAGAGATGGAATATATGTCGCTGGAAAAACATGTGACAGAGAAAATGCCGCCTTGCTTTGTGTGGCACACGGTAGATGATCAGACCGTGCCGGTGGAGAACAGCCACTTGTTTGCAAGAGCCTGTAAAGATCAGGGCGTTTTGTATGCGTTCCACATATTTTCACATGGAAAGCATGGCTTGTCACTTGCCAATGAACAGTGGGCGAGCAGAGAATGCGGAGGCGCATATACAAAAGAGCAGATGCAGCTTTTAGTAAAAAGTATCGAAAATGGAACGATTACATTGCCGAAAGAGGCAGAAGAAAAAGTTTATGAAGAAGTCACAAAGGTTCGACCGAAAGATGAACCGAATGAGGAAGTGTCTATTTGGCCGGAGCTTGCCGACCGTTGGGTGAAAGCAATTTTGGTAAACGTTAAGAGGAATGTCCGATAA
- a CDS encoding GNAT family N-acetyltransferase, translated as MDGLRIIPVTNEELIFSVSALADEIWHEHFSSILSTEQIDYMLEKFLSPEALADQINHDYEYFLFSYEYTFAGFAGIHEENGSLFLSKLYVHKDFRGKKIASYMFRKFIEICKMRNLNKIWLTCNRFNESTLAVYEHLGFQKVRTEVTDIGQGYVMDDYILEYKVE; from the coding sequence TTGGATGGTTTAAGAATTATTCCCGTCACAAATGAAGAGCTTATTTTTTCTGTTTCCGCACTTGCAGATGAAATCTGGCATGAACACTTCTCATCGATTCTTTCAACAGAACAGATTGATTATATGCTCGAAAAATTTCTTTCACCGGAGGCTTTGGCAGACCAGATCAATCATGATTATGAATATTTTTTATTTTCATACGAGTACACATTTGCTGGATTTGCCGGCATTCACGAAGAAAATGGCAGCCTGTTTTTAAGCAAGCTCTATGTACATAAAGATTTTCGCGGCAAAAAAATCGCATCTTATATGTTCCGGAAATTTATCGAGATCTGCAAGATGAGAAATCTGAATAAGATTTGGCTTACCTGCAATCGTTTTAACGAGAGCACACTTGCAGTCTACGAACATCTCGGATTTCAAAAAGTGAGAACCGAAGTAACCGATATCGGACAAGGTTATGTGATGGACGACTATATCTTAGAATATAAAGTAGAATAG
- a CDS encoding ABC transporter ATP-binding protein: MEDYVRLREVKKIYKMGEVEIAAADGIDFSVGKGEFAVVVGASGAGKTTVLNILGGMDTATSGEVIVDGNDITTYNTKQLTAYRRDDIGFVFQFYNLVPNLTALENVELALQICKDPLDAMAVLEDVGLGERAANFPAQLSGGEQQRVSIARALAKNPKLLLCDEPTGALDYNTGKAILKLLQDTCRKKGMTVILITHNSAIAPMADRVIKIKNGKVSKVTLNENPISVETIEW, translated from the coding sequence ATGGAAGATTATGTGAGACTGAGAGAAGTAAAAAAGATATATAAGATGGGAGAAGTGGAGATTGCGGCTGCGGATGGAATTGATTTTTCTGTTGGAAAGGGAGAATTTGCAGTTGTTGTCGGAGCAAGTGGAGCGGGAAAGACTACTGTTTTGAACATTTTAGGAGGAATGGATACGGCGACGAGCGGAGAGGTGATTGTAGATGGAAATGATATCACAACCTATAATACAAAGCAATTGACGGCATACAGAAGAGATGACATCGGATTTGTGTTTCAGTTTTACAATCTGGTTCCGAATCTGACTGCGCTGGAAAATGTAGAACTGGCACTTCAGATTTGTAAAGATCCTCTGGATGCGATGGCGGTGCTTGAGGATGTCGGACTGGGAGAACGAGCGGCGAATTTTCCGGCGCAGCTTTCCGGCGGAGAGCAGCAGAGAGTTTCTATCGCAAGGGCGCTGGCAAAAAATCCGAAATTGTTACTTTGCGATGAGCCAACGGGAGCGCTGGATTACAATACAGGAAAAGCAATATTAAAACTGTTGCAGGATACGTGTCGTAAGAAGGGGATGACGGTCATTTTGATTACGCACAATTCGGCGATTGCACCGATGGCAGACCGTGTGATTAAAATAAAGAACGGAAAGGTTTCTAAAGTGACATTGAATGAGAATCCGATTTCGGTTGAGACGATTGAGTGGTAG
- a CDS encoding FtsX-like permease family protein, with amino-acid sequence MKKRALRKDFYMEIRKSLGRFLSIFFIVALGVSFFSGIRASEPDMRISGDAYFDEKNLMDIKVISTMGLTKDDLHAIEGLSDVAKAEGGFSQDMLLNIDDNQKVLHVMSIPESMNELTVSEGRMPEKEGECLVDIDFLEGTSYRIGDTITLTGENSGILEVKEFKIVGTGSSPSYISFGRGSSLIGTGTVSGFLAVTDENFSPDTYTEIYVKAAGAKEETAFTEGYQKKVDHVIDEIEKITDARCEARKQSLAAEANKEIDKARQELEDGKASAQQELSDAEQKLKDGEIQIQNAKAEIASGKEQIENAKQTLYQKQKELDAGLEEYRTGKETLDSQKEELEKKEKEYQQQAEAAAPQIEAAEKQIADARAKLDAGWQQYNTIKDSEDPKDQAIAAELLKQLNAGEAELKANIEKLTAMKNQLSEGKIAIEQAKEQLSAGEESLSCTLQTIQNGQAQIDTAWEELHEKEETLESGENTLQEQEQTLIKSREEYETAKTEAQAKIEEGEQKIKDAQKEIAKIETPTWYVYDRSTLPEYSEYGENADRMRAIGKVFPALFFLVAALISLTTMTRMVEEQRVEIGTLQALGYSKIDIAKKYLNYALLATFGGSVFGVLIGEKLFPFIIVYAYKIMYQHLPHIIVPYHVSYAVMATAAAVLCTFVATLAACYKELMALPAVLMRPPSPKQGKRIFLERITFIWKHLSFIWKSSIRNLFRYKKRFFMTIIGIGGCMGLMLVGFGLKDSITNIATLQYGELQEYDGMAYLSSDLSEQEKMSLRETLEGEHQIDTYSEVMMKNKTVKSAAGEEEIYLSVPVKEHGLEPFMTFRNRVTKEEYELTNEGVILTEKVATELDVKSGDMITIQEDTGDVKVKVVSVCENYIGNYMYMTTGLYEELYGKEPEENSIMFKMKKYDEEGLMGIGEKLIEQDAVLNVTYTNNMEERIADMLGSLNLVIVVLIISAGMLAFVVLYNLNNINITERKRELATLKVLGFYDKEVASYVFRENILLTIIGSLVGMGIGKILHQFVIVTVEVEGIMFGRNIDFPSFLYSFLFTVGFSLFVNWVMYFKLKRIDMVESLKSVE; translated from the coding sequence ATGAAAAAACGAGCGTTGAGAAAAGATTTTTATATGGAGATACGAAAAAGCCTGGGACGTTTTTTGTCGATATTTTTTATAGTAGCATTGGGCGTATCATTTTTTTCCGGAATTCGAGCATCGGAACCGGATATGAGAATTTCCGGAGATGCCTATTTTGATGAAAAAAATCTGATGGATATCAAGGTGATCAGCACGATGGGACTGACAAAAGATGATCTGCATGCGATTGAAGGACTTTCAGATGTAGCTAAAGCAGAGGGCGGTTTTAGTCAGGACATGCTGCTTAATATAGATGATAATCAAAAGGTTCTTCATGTGATGTCTATTCCGGAGTCCATGAATGAGTTGACGGTAAGTGAAGGAAGAATGCCTGAAAAAGAAGGAGAGTGTCTTGTAGATATAGATTTTTTAGAAGGTACTTCTTATCGGATTGGTGATACGATTACGCTGACGGGAGAAAATTCCGGGATATTGGAGGTCAAAGAGTTTAAAATCGTGGGAACAGGAAGCAGCCCGTCCTACATCTCGTTTGGAAGGGGAAGCAGTCTGATTGGAACAGGAACGGTCAGTGGGTTCCTCGCTGTGACAGATGAAAATTTTTCTCCGGATACCTATACAGAAATTTATGTAAAAGCAGCCGGGGCAAAAGAGGAAACTGCGTTTACAGAGGGGTATCAAAAGAAAGTGGATCATGTGATTGATGAGATTGAGAAAATTACAGATGCTAGATGTGAGGCGCGGAAACAGTCTCTGGCAGCTGAGGCGAACAAAGAGATTGACAAGGCGAGACAGGAGTTGGAAGACGGAAAAGCGAGCGCGCAGCAGGAACTTTCGGATGCAGAACAAAAGCTGAAAGATGGAGAAATACAGATCCAGAATGCGAAAGCAGAAATTGCATCTGGAAAAGAGCAGATTGAAAATGCGAAACAGACCTTATATCAAAAGCAGAAAGAACTGGATGCCGGACTAGAAGAGTATCGCACCGGAAAAGAAACACTGGATAGCCAAAAAGAAGAATTAGAGAAAAAAGAAAAAGAATATCAGCAGCAGGCTGAGGCGGCAGCGCCACAGATTGAGGCTGCCGAGAAGCAGATTGCAGATGCCAGAGCCAAGTTAGACGCGGGATGGCAGCAGTACAATACCATCAAAGACAGCGAAGACCCAAAAGATCAGGCAATCGCAGCAGAGTTATTGAAACAGTTGAATGCAGGGGAGGCAGAACTTAAGGCGAACATAGAAAAGCTTACTGCGATGAAAAATCAGTTGTCAGAAGGGAAAATCGCGATTGAACAGGCAAAAGAACAGCTGAGCGCCGGAGAAGAATCGCTGTCTTGCACACTGCAGACAATCCAGAACGGGCAGGCTCAGATTGATACAGCGTGGGAAGAGCTGCATGAAAAAGAAGAGACACTTGAGAGTGGAGAAAATACTTTGCAGGAACAAGAACAGACGCTGATTAAAAGTAGAGAAGAGTATGAGACTGCAAAGACGGAGGCGCAGGCAAAGATTGAGGAAGGGGAACAAAAGATCAAAGATGCCCAGAAAGAGATTGCAAAGATAGAAACTCCGACATGGTATGTATATGACAGAAGCACTTTGCCGGAATATTCAGAATATGGAGAAAATGCGGATCGCATGCGGGCAATCGGGAAGGTGTTTCCGGCGTTGTTTTTCCTTGTGGCGGCACTGATCAGCCTCACGACAATGACACGAATGGTTGAAGAGCAGAGAGTGGAGATCGGAACACTTCAGGCACTCGGATACAGCAAGATTGATATTGCGAAAAAATATTTGAATTATGCGCTTTTGGCAACGTTTGGAGGAAGTGTTTTCGGGGTGCTGATTGGAGAGAAACTATTCCCGTTTATTATTGTGTATGCCTATAAGATTATGTATCAGCATCTTCCGCATATCATTGTGCCGTATCATGTGTCATATGCGGTCATGGCTACAGCAGCCGCAGTATTATGTACATTCGTGGCAACACTGGCAGCCTGCTATAAAGAACTGATGGCATTGCCGGCGGTATTAATGCGCCCACCATCACCAAAACAAGGCAAAAGAATTTTTTTAGAGCGTATTACGTTTATTTGGAAACATTTAAGTTTCATTTGGAAATCCTCTATTCGTAACCTTTTCCGATATAAAAAACGGTTTTTTATGACGATCATTGGAATTGGCGGTTGTATGGGATTGATGTTAGTGGGATTCGGACTCAAAGATTCCATTACCAATATCGCAACGCTCCAATATGGAGAATTGCAGGAGTATGACGGGATGGCATATTTGTCTTCGGACTTATCAGAACAGGAAAAGATGAGTTTAAGGGAAACGCTTGAAGGCGAACATCAGATTGATACGTATTCGGAAGTCATGATGAAAAATAAGACAGTGAAGAGCGCGGCAGGAGAAGAGGAAATCTACCTGAGTGTTCCGGTAAAGGAGCATGGTTTGGAGCCATTTATGACATTTCGAAATCGTGTTACAAAAGAAGAATATGAATTGACAAATGAAGGTGTGATATTAACAGAGAAGGTAGCCACCGAATTAGATGTGAAATCAGGAGATATGATTACCATACAAGAAGATACCGGTGACGTAAAGGTGAAAGTTGTGTCGGTATGTGAAAACTATATTGGAAACTATATGTATATGACAACCGGATTATATGAAGAACTTTATGGAAAAGAGCCGGAAGAAAATAGTATTATGTTCAAGATGAAGAAATATGATGAAGAAGGTTTGATGGGAATCGGGGAAAAACTGATTGAGCAGGATGCAGTTTTGAACGTGACATATACAAATAATATGGAAGAGCGGATTGCAGATATGCTCGGCAGTCTGAATCTGGTTATTGTGGTACTTATTATCTCGGCGGGAATGCTGGCGTTTGTTGTGCTTTACAATTTGAATAACATTAATATTACAGAACGAAAACGAGAACTTGCAACCTTAAAAGTGCTTGGGTTCTATGATAAAGAGGTTGCATCGTATGTATTTCGGGAAAATATTTTGCTGACAATTATTGGATCGCTGGTTGGAATGGGAATCGGAAAGATTTTGCATCAATTTGTGATTGTTACCGTGGAAGTGGAAGGAATTATGTTTGGAAGAAATATTGATTTTCCAAGCTTTTTGTACAGCTTTTTATTCACGGTTGGATTTTCATTGTTTGTGAATTGGGTAATGTATTTCAAATTAAAGCGTATAGATATGGTTGAATCACTGAAAAGTGTAGAATAG
- the htpG gene encoding molecular chaperone HtpG, with protein sequence MGAKHGNLSINSENIFPIIKKWMYSDHDIFVRELISNGCDAITKLKKLDMMGEYQLPDDYKASIKVVVNPEEKTLKFIDTGIGMTADEVEEYITQIAFSGATEFLEKYKDKTTEDDMIGHFGLGFYSAFMVAEEVHIDTLSYKEGAAPVHWTCDGGTEYDMEEGSKNTVGTEITLFLNEESVQFSNEYRVREVIEKYCSFMPVEIFLSKENAEQEYETILEEELKDDDVIVERIHEEAKMEEKENENGEKEMVEVSPAVDKVKINKRPVSLSDTTPLWTKHPNDCTKEDYIEFYRKVFMDYKEPLFWIHLNMDYPFNLKGILYFPKINTEYDSVEGKIKLYNNQVFIADNIKEVIPEFLMLLKGVIDCPDLPLNVSRSALQNDGFVNKISDYISKKVADKLTGMCKTDRESYEKYWDDISPFIKFGCLKDEKFCDKMSDYILFKNIDHEYLTLKDCIAKNGGAEETKAEEEKTEASEGENTEEKKVTIYYVTDEQQQSQYINMFKQEGLDAVLLTHNIDSPFVTQLEQRNENVQFQRIDADLTDTFKEEVAKEEEEAFKADTETLTDVFRKALENDKLEVKVEKLKNENVASMVTLSEQSRRMQEMMKMYNMYGMDPSMFGTDVTLVLNANHPLVQYVLKNKDGEHVPMFCKQLFDLAMLSNKPLNPEEMTAFINRSNEIMMLLAK encoded by the coding sequence ATGGGTGCAAAACACGGTAACCTTTCAATTAACAGTGAAAATATTTTTCCAATTATAAAAAAATGGATGTATTCAGATCACGACATTTTTGTGCGTGAGTTGATTTCAAATGGTTGTGATGCGATCACAAAATTGAAAAAGTTAGATATGATGGGAGAATATCAACTGCCGGATGACTATAAAGCAAGCATCAAGGTAGTGGTAAATCCGGAAGAAAAAACATTGAAATTTATTGATACCGGTATTGGTATGACTGCGGATGAAGTAGAAGAATATATTACACAGATTGCATTTTCCGGTGCAACAGAATTTCTTGAAAAATATAAAGACAAGACAACAGAAGACGATATGATCGGACACTTTGGTCTTGGATTTTATTCGGCATTTATGGTAGCAGAGGAAGTTCACATTGATACATTGTCTTACAAAGAAGGTGCGGCTCCGGTACACTGGACATGTGACGGCGGCACAGAATATGATATGGAAGAAGGCAGCAAAAACACAGTTGGAACAGAGATCACGTTGTTCCTGAATGAAGAAAGTGTGCAGTTTTCGAATGAATATCGTGTGAGAGAAGTGATTGAAAAATACTGTTCTTTCATGCCGGTAGAGATTTTCCTGTCAAAAGAAAATGCAGAACAAGAATACGAGACAATTTTGGAAGAGGAATTGAAAGATGATGATGTCATCGTGGAACGTATTCATGAAGAAGCAAAGATGGAAGAAAAAGAAAATGAGAACGGCGAGAAAGAGATGGTGGAAGTTTCACCGGCAGTAGATAAAGTGAAAATCAACAAACGTCCGGTTTCTCTGAGTGATACAACTCCACTTTGGACAAAACATCCAAATGACTGTACAAAAGAGGATTATATCGAATTTTACCGCAAAGTGTTTATGGATTACAAAGAGCCATTGTTCTGGATCCATCTGAATATGGATTATCCATTCAATTTGAAAGGTATTTTGTATTTCCCGAAAATCAACACAGAGTATGATTCCGTGGAAGGAAAGATTAAATTATACAATAATCAGGTATTTATCGCAGATAATATCAAAGAAGTCATTCCGGAATTCCTGATGCTGTTAAAAGGTGTGATTGACTGTCCGGATCTTCCGCTGAATGTATCACGTAGTGCATTGCAGAACGACGGATTTGTAAATAAAATCTCAGATTACATTTCAAAGAAAGTGGCAGATAAGCTTACAGGAATGTGTAAGACCGACAGAGAATCTTATGAAAAATACTGGGATGATATCAGCCCATTTATCAAATTCGGCTGCTTGAAAGATGAAAAATTCTGTGACAAGATGAGTGATTACATTTTATTCAAAAATATTGACCATGAATATTTGACACTCAAAGACTGCATTGCAAAAAATGGCGGTGCAGAAGAGACGAAGGCTGAAGAAGAAAAGACAGAGGCATCAGAGGGCGAAAATACAGAAGAGAAGAAAGTAACAATTTACTATGTGACAGACGAACAACAGCAGAGCCAGTACATTAATATGTTCAAACAGGAAGGTTTGGATGCAGTGCTGCTGACACATAATATTGATTCTCCGTTTGTGACACAGCTTGAGCAGCGCAATGAGAATGTACAATTCCAGCGTATCGATGCAGATTTGACAGACACATTCAAAGAAGAAGTTGCAAAAGAGGAAGAAGAAGCATTCAAGGCAGATACAGAGACATTGACTGATGTATTCCGCAAAGCATTGGAAAATGACAAGCTGGAAGTTAAAGTAGAGAAGCTGAAAAATGAAAATGTGGCATCTATGGTAACATTGTCAGAGCAGTCACGCCGTATGCAGGAAATGATGAAGATGTACAATATGTACGGAATGGATCCATCTATGTTCGGAACAGATGTGACACTTGTATTGAATGCAAATCATCCATTGGTACAGTATGTACTCAAAAATAAAGATGGAGAACATGTACCAATGTTCTGTAAACAGTTATTTGACCTTGCAATGTTGAGTAACAAACCGTTGAATCCGGAAGAAATGACAGCGTTTATCAACAGAAGCAACGAGATTATGATGTTATTGGCAAAATAA
- a CDS encoding GNAT family N-acetyltransferase, producing MEIRKYQAEDLEEIVQLFYETIQTVNRKDYLQEQVEVWSNRCENLRKNKTFFEKLYTVVAVEGEKIIGYGNIDRTGYLDHLFVHKDFQNQGVATAICDELEQHAKKFGLQKISVHASITAKPFFEGRGYVLEKEQQVELEGVKLTNFGMGKFIDFRIGKMEKME from the coding sequence ATGGAGATTAGAAAGTATCAGGCAGAAGATTTGGAAGAAATTGTGCAGCTCTTTTATGAGACAATTCAAACTGTGAATCGAAAAGATTATTTGCAGGAACAGGTGGAAGTGTGGTCAAACCGATGTGAGAATCTTAGAAAAAATAAAACATTTTTTGAAAAACTTTATACAGTCGTTGCCGTAGAGGGAGAGAAGATTATAGGATATGGAAACATAGACAGAACAGGATATTTGGACCATCTGTTTGTGCATAAAGATTTTCAAAATCAAGGTGTGGCAACGGCAATCTGCGATGAGTTGGAACAGCATGCCAAGAAATTTGGGCTTCAAAAGATCAGCGTACATGCTTCCATTACGGCAAAACCGTTTTTTGAAGGACGAGGATATGTGTTGGAAAAAGAGCAGCAGGTGGAGCTGGAAGGTGTGAAGCTGACAAATTTTGGGATGGGAAAATTCATTGATTTTAGGATAGGCAAGATGGAGAAAATGGAGTAA
- a CDS encoding LptM family lipoprotein, whose translation MSERISNIMYQFSQQMKKIFRITLVTFMLLSLFGCSQKEPSEVKKHAETDFLEEQKVREDEATVISTYDVTDPEFVEEYSEQNKLVTKVKYYEMSDGTWGTDTHTYKYRLEITGRMNGAAKDRTFVFLSNLEDITFGQAWKASGLSSNTADYFEEEEAELVAVK comes from the coding sequence ATGTCGGAAAGAATCAGTAATATTATGTATCAGTTTTCGCAGCAGATGAAAAAAATATTTAGGATCACCTTGGTAACATTCATGTTACTTAGTCTGTTTGGATGTTCGCAGAAAGAACCGTCAGAGGTTAAGAAGCATGCGGAAACTGATTTTTTGGAAGAACAGAAAGTCAGAGAAGACGAAGCAACCGTAATTAGTACTTATGATGTGACTGATCCGGAATTCGTTGAAGAGTATTCTGAACAGAATAAGCTGGTAACGAAAGTTAAATATTATGAAATGAGTGATGGTACATGGGGGACAGACACGCATACATATAAATATAGACTGGAGATAACAGGAAGAATGAATGGAGCAGCTAAAGATCGTACATTTGTTTTCCTGAGTAACCTAGAGGATATTACGTTTGGACAGGCGTGGAAAGCAAGTGGACTAAGCAGTAATACGGCTGACTATTTCGAGGAAGAGGAAGCAGAACTTGTGGCTGTGAAATAG